The Verrucomicrobiia bacterium genome contains a region encoding:
- a CDS encoding UDP-glucose/GDP-mannose dehydrogenase family protein: MTPDLSTITILGTGYVGISSAAIMAAAGYTVYLVDVIPERLESIRQGKAFFYEEGLDPLIADGVAKNKIIPTESYAESVAKSDVVFSCVGTPDNPDGSSNLSYVFAAAEEASQYLKPGSVFVQKSTVPVGTGEKVEVAMAKSGKTIRYVSNPEFLRESTAVYDTLWFDRIVLGGSDAEALEKVMAIYRTIAQHRDSIAELAGISGPKDSPEGQYITTTRNSAELVKVSANAFLALKISFANSIAKLADAAGADITEVMNAVGADPRIGRAFLNAGRGYGGGCFPKDVSGLINSAREFGVDMEIMQAASHLNDSMPGYIAEKLKQQLGNNLAGKKIAVLGLSFKAGTSDTRRSSAIALANILAKEKAAVHAYDPEANKEAKPELDSSITLHNSTVTTAEKADAILVATDWKHFTQLSAVDYSQFAPGAVFVDCMNRFVSEDFKAAGMAYIGVGRS, translated from the coding sequence TCTTGGTACTGGCTACGTTGGTATTTCGAGCGCCGCGATTATGGCTGCCGCTGGCTACACGGTTTATTTAGTCGACGTTATTCCTGAGCGGCTGGAGAGTATTCGCCAGGGCAAAGCTTTCTTTTACGAAGAAGGCTTAGACCCGCTGATCGCTGATGGCGTGGCAAAAAACAAGATTATCCCGACTGAATCGTATGCCGAATCAGTCGCGAAAAGCGATGTGGTGTTTTCGTGCGTTGGCACCCCCGACAACCCCGATGGCAGCAGTAACCTCAGCTACGTTTTTGCCGCCGCCGAAGAAGCCAGCCAATACCTAAAGCCTGGTAGTGTATTCGTACAAAAAAGCACCGTTCCGGTGGGCACCGGCGAAAAAGTTGAAGTCGCCATGGCCAAAAGCGGCAAAACCATTCGCTATGTTTCAAACCCAGAATTTCTGCGCGAAAGCACAGCTGTGTACGATACGCTCTGGTTCGACCGCATCGTCCTTGGCGGCAGTGATGCAGAAGCCCTTGAAAAAGTCATGGCTATTTACCGCACCATTGCCCAACACCGTGACAGCATTGCCGAGCTAGCCGGTATTTCGGGGCCAAAAGACAGCCCTGAAGGCCAATACATTACCACCACCCGCAACAGCGCCGAATTAGTAAAAGTCAGCGCCAACGCCTTCCTCGCCCTTAAAATTTCGTTCGCCAATTCGATCGCTAAGCTGGCCGACGCCGCTGGTGCCGATATTACCGAAGTCATGAACGCCGTCGGTGCCGACCCGCGAATCGGCCGGGCATTCTTGAACGCTGGCCGCGGCTACGGGGGCGGTTGTTTTCCGAAAGACGTCAGCGGCTTAATTAACAGCGCCCGCGAGTTTGGCGTGGATATGGAAATCATGCAAGCTGCCAGCCACTTAAACGATTCGATGCCTGGCTATATAGCAGAAAAACTAAAGCAACAGCTCGGCAACAACTTAGCAGGCAAAAAAATCGCCGTGCTTGGCTTATCCTTCAAAGCTGGTACGAGCGACACGCGGCGTTCGTCGGCCATCGCCCTCGCTAACATCCTGGCCAAAGAAAAAGCTGCGGTACATGCTTACGACCCTGAAGCCAACAAAGAAGCCAAACCCGAACTAGACAGCTCCATCACTCTGCATAATTCCACCGTCACCACTGCCGAAAAAGCTGACGCCATTCTAGTAGCTACCGACTGGAAGCACTTCACCCAGCTTTCGGCTGTCGACTATAGCCAATTCGCGCCTGGTGCGGTTTTTGTAGACTGCATGAACCGTTTTGTTTCTGAAGACTTCAAGGCAGCCGGCATGGCGTACATTGGAGTTGGTCGCTCATAG